A window of the Polaribacter batillariae genome harbors these coding sequences:
- a CDS encoding nuclear transport factor 2 family protein codes for MNTKQIVQNYLDIFFGEKFNPEKLTPLLTEDFHFQGPMMTANSLKEFITNLKTFGSEIKMDSEIFRLVAEKNTVVAHYDFLLPNGRRVPASEWYEIEGEKISKMFLFCDSKLFFDNE; via the coding sequence ATGAACACAAAACAAATTGTACAGAATTACCTGGATATTTTTTTTGGAGAAAAATTTAATCCAGAAAAATTGACACCGTTATTAACCGAAGATTTTCACTTTCAAGGCCCTATGATGACAGCAAACTCATTAAAAGAATTCATAACTAATCTCAAAACTTTTGGCTCTGAAATAAAGATGGATTCAGAGATTTTTAGACTCGTAGCTGAGAAAAATACGGTAGTGGCGCATTATGATTTTTTGTTGCCAAATGGACGTAGAGTTCCTGCAAGTGAATGGTACGAAATTGAGGGTGAAAAAATATCAAAGATGTTTCTCTTCTGTGACTCTAAATTGTTTTTTGATAATGAATAA
- a CDS encoding DUF4386 family protein, with translation MKSKGTTSHHLEKIGAISGILSIIFYLSAAVLPFLPDYISRLLAFTFPLLWTVAFMGLYSFLKKESHTPTLEIAYLFGIIGAAIACSFIVVQQANFIWHDTAMEATKSEEAKSLLRASFKGANRVQSGLDVAFDIFITISWFLFGINIAKSPNFNKLLGWIGCLISAGLLILNMWTFPTPPADNGLIDLGPFLGLWTLIVFVWFTRIVFKDKSIIEE, from the coding sequence ATGAAATCAAAAGGCACTACCAGTCATCATCTAGAAAAAATCGGAGCAATATCTGGTATTCTTTCAATAATATTTTACTTATCTGCTGCTGTTCTACCATTTTTGCCAGATTACATAAGTAGGTTACTAGCGTTCACTTTTCCCTTATTATGGACTGTCGCATTTATGGGGCTATATAGTTTCTTAAAAAAAGAGTCCCACACACCTACTCTTGAAATTGCTTATTTATTTGGAATAATTGGTGCTGCCATTGCATGTTCATTTATCGTGGTTCAACAAGCAAATTTTATATGGCATGATACTGCTATGGAAGCAACGAAATCTGAAGAAGCAAAATCATTGTTAAGAGCATCTTTCAAAGGTGCAAACAGGGTGCAATCGGGATTGGATGTTGCTTTTGATATTTTTATAACCATATCATGGTTTTTATTTGGAATCAATATTGCAAAAAGTCCCAATTTCAATAAGCTATTGGGATGGATCGGTTGCCTCATTTCAGCAGGACTTTTGATATTAAACATGTGGACTTTCCCTACACCGCCAGCCGATAATGGCTTAATAGACCTAGGGCCATTCTTAGGCCTATGGACTCTCATCGTCTTCGTATGGTTTACGCGAATCGTGTTTAAGGATAAGAGTATTATAGAAGAATAA
- a CDS encoding YciI family protein, which produces MKEYLFIIKTEGSVWTDLSPEQLQKHMEHGSAYIGNLMKHGKLKGASPIEKSGSRIVTKSNGTLKDGPFNETKEVVAGFFHITAKDMDEAMEIAKSNPIFNDIPTKIEVHPLMPIGGN; this is translated from the coding sequence ATGAAAGAATACCTATTTATTATCAAAACAGAAGGAAGCGTTTGGACAGACCTGTCGCCAGAACAACTACAAAAGCACATGGAGCATGGTAGCGCCTATATTGGAAACCTGATGAAGCATGGGAAATTAAAAGGAGCAAGTCCTATTGAAAAATCAGGAAGTAGGATCGTTACAAAAAGTAATGGAACACTTAAAGATGGGCCTTTTAATGAAACTAAAGAAGTGGTTGCCGGATTTTTCCACATCACCGCCAAAGACATGGATGAAGCTATGGAAATTGCCAAATCCAATCCAATATTCAACGATATTCCCACAAAAATAGAAGTCCATCCATTGATGCCGATAGGAGGTAATTAA
- a CDS encoding helix-turn-helix transcriptional regulator, whose amino-acid sequence MKILDLLDITQLTLILNLSVALVLNLTTRKAQNYLIAYFVAIVLFVLIADAFYPEIKNYEGIDFIKPLFTHLLYGPLLYLYISCVFEGILKWRKVLLHTLPFILIAFIYFVTVRPNLGQNLILGKITYGIIGNLSIIIYFLLGRRLIKHEKASGRFNINDRYIKFYYGFNYYLLLSALISIITDLSFVSINSVKLVSEAIVSVYYSYFLYPIWIIFCLSLLFYSITEVVWLKQFFVTNNRSKKRVDPTKEILKRINHDLLNNKSYLSSSLKILDYAKHLGITTDDIKGYLTQQGFHSFVELLNYYRIQEFKKRIVDENYKNYTLQGIAQDCGINSKTSLYRLFHRYEGTTPKEYLDIQTKNHYTH is encoded by the coding sequence ATGAAAATATTAGATTTATTAGATATCACACAGCTGACCTTAATTCTAAATTTAAGCGTTGCTTTAGTATTAAATTTAACCACTAGAAAAGCTCAGAATTATCTTATCGCTTACTTCGTAGCCATAGTGCTTTTCGTCCTTATTGCAGATGCATTCTACCCAGAAATAAAAAATTATGAAGGCATTGACTTTATAAAGCCTCTGTTTACGCATCTTTTATACGGCCCTCTTCTCTATTTATACATCTCGTGCGTATTTGAAGGTATATTGAAATGGAGAAAAGTGCTTCTACATACATTGCCCTTTATACTCATTGCTTTTATATATTTTGTAACGGTTAGGCCAAATCTTGGGCAAAACTTAATTCTCGGTAAAATAACATACGGAATCATCGGTAATTTGTCGATTATTATTTATTTTCTTTTAGGGCGAAGGTTAATAAAGCACGAGAAAGCCTCAGGTCGATTTAACATTAATGATCGATACATAAAATTTTATTATGGATTCAATTATTATCTTCTTCTTTCGGCACTCATATCTATTATTACAGACCTCAGCTTTGTTTCAATTAATTCTGTAAAGCTGGTCAGCGAGGCGATTGTCTCCGTTTACTATTCTTACTTTCTTTACCCTATATGGATTATTTTCTGTTTGAGCCTGTTGTTCTATTCAATTACTGAAGTGGTTTGGTTAAAACAATTCTTTGTAACAAATAACAGGTCTAAAAAAAGAGTAGATCCTACAAAAGAAATTCTTAAAAGGATCAACCATGATTTATTGAATAACAAGAGCTACCTCTCTTCAAGTCTTAAAATATTAGACTATGCAAAACATCTTGGTATTACTACTGATGATATAAAAGGATATTTGACACAACAAGGTTTTCATAGCTTCGTAGAACTCTTAAATTATTACAGGATCCAAGAATTTAAGAAGAGAATCGTTGATGAAAACTATAAAAACTATACACTTCAAGGAATTGCTCAGGACTGTGGCATAAATTCCAAGACCAGCTTATACAGGCTCTTTCATCGGTATGAAGGAACCACACCAAAAGAATACTTGGATATCCAGACCAAGAATCATTATACACATTAG
- a CDS encoding DoxX family membrane protein, with amino-acid sequence MEKAIDYLKSKKPFVLLYWVTRILMALGFILSGIRKLPGIKFTILDASNPVGAYFQAMYDTGFYWNFIGYFQILVGVLLLFNRFKILAPVLMMPVTINIWLLSIALNMRGTPIITSLMVLGNIFLMVWHYRYYLPLLKKPKQLKREESNSY; translated from the coding sequence ATGGAAAAAGCTATAGATTATTTAAAAAGCAAAAAGCCATTCGTTCTATTATATTGGGTCACACGAATTCTAATGGCTTTAGGATTTATCTTGTCTGGTATTAGAAAATTACCAGGGATAAAATTTACGATTCTAGATGCATCAAATCCTGTTGGAGCCTATTTTCAAGCAATGTATGATACTGGTTTTTATTGGAACTTTATTGGCTACTTCCAAATACTAGTGGGTGTATTACTGCTTTTTAATCGATTTAAAATATTAGCTCCTGTCCTAATGATGCCAGTAACTATAAACATTTGGTTACTATCTATCGCTTTGAATATGCGTGGTACACCTATAATTACCAGTTTAATGGTTTTAGGTAATATTTTTTTAATGGTATGGCATTACAGGTATTATTTACCTCTTCTTAAAAAACCTAAACAGTTAAAAAGAGAAGAATCAAACAGCTATTAA
- a CDS encoding serine hydrolase domain-containing protein, whose protein sequence is MRALILSLFLIVNSNSIFSQNANQNILDEIKVKAKETHSDAVIIIKDGKTIYEDYFEKENKPIYIASAGKSLVNLAIGKLIDTKQLNSLDQPVYTLFPEWKQGKKKDVTIRMLLNHTSGIQNYQNAGIELEPAPNYKVKNIIDLALSAELSSVPGEKFDYNNKAVALLGGIVEKASGKRFDYFFVDEFYKPMGIANYNWVQDDDGNPTTHGAFYIKASDLVKFGELLLNKGIYNNQRIISESWIEESFKAGQKFDPRFGLLWWRKPAFEKRIIDDEIWKTWKDANIDKAFLKKMKPLKNKLYENKNDLFSDLKIIFGDDWSNTLNDNLGKDLKSSKRIYSNEIVAYYADGYRGNYLVIIPQKNIVAVRCADHEGFNYQTDFFRDFVELIMQLSESQ, encoded by the coding sequence ATGCGCGCACTTATTTTAAGTTTATTTCTAATAGTCAATTCTAATAGTATTTTTTCTCAAAATGCTAATCAGAATATTTTAGATGAAATCAAAGTAAAAGCAAAAGAAACACATTCTGACGCTGTTATTATAATAAAAGATGGTAAAACAATATATGAGGATTATTTCGAAAAAGAAAATAAACCAATTTATATTGCTTCAGCTGGAAAGTCTTTGGTTAATCTGGCCATAGGGAAACTTATAGACACCAAGCAATTAAATTCATTAGACCAACCCGTTTACACGTTGTTTCCAGAATGGAAGCAGGGAAAGAAAAAGGATGTCACCATTCGTATGCTCTTAAACCATACATCTGGTATTCAAAATTATCAAAATGCAGGTATCGAATTAGAACCAGCACCGAATTACAAAGTGAAAAATATTATTGATTTGGCACTTTCTGCCGAGCTTTCGAGTGTGCCAGGAGAAAAATTTGACTATAATAACAAAGCCGTTGCCTTATTAGGAGGTATCGTTGAAAAAGCATCAGGAAAACGTTTTGATTATTTTTTTGTAGATGAATTCTACAAACCAATGGGGATAGCAAACTATAATTGGGTACAGGATGATGATGGCAATCCAACAACACATGGTGCATTTTATATAAAAGCATCAGACCTTGTAAAGTTCGGGGAATTACTCTTAAATAAAGGAATTTACAATAACCAGCGGATAATTAGCGAATCATGGATTGAAGAATCGTTTAAAGCAGGCCAAAAATTCGACCCAAGATTTGGGTTGCTCTGGTGGCGAAAACCTGCTTTTGAAAAGCGAATAATTGATGATGAAATCTGGAAAACATGGAAAGACGCCAATATTGATAAGGCATTTTTGAAAAAAATGAAGCCTTTAAAAAATAAACTCTATGAAAACAAAAATGACTTATTTAGTGATTTAAAAATAATATTTGGGGATGATTGGAGCAACACTTTAAATGATAATCTAGGTAAAGACTTAAAGTCAAGTAAAAGAATTTATAGCAACGAAATTGTTGCTTATTATGCTGATGGATACAGAGGAAATTATTTAGTAATTATTCCCCAAAAAAATATTGTGGCAGTAAGATGTGCAGACCATGAAGGCTTCAATTATCAAACCGATTTTTTTAGGGATTTTGTCGAATTAATAATGCAACTATCTGAATCGCAATAG
- a CDS encoding helix-turn-helix domain-containing protein → MDYPQLLFITSPLFFFILPLVYVFQNRLNVKSKYWFMHFVFPILMLILFIPTILMNDNDKLSMYHADGINDPIWLVLLYLLFSIYYSIKTFIANKEHKALLLNTSANNDIELQLFSNKLIFLASVCIIIIPISLLIQYLDFNTKVVDKFLFIIFSLIPHFIVISISNIKTFENSNEIRIEERQTSVVEHENLDTIKSELTGFMMKCKPYLRQDLNLQTLANLVSWNRSKLSMVINKGFGKNFYDYVNEYRLEAVVEKLNSGKHKDYSLDYIVSECGFKSYVSFYRIFKRVKKKSPKDYLRHLKSQ, encoded by the coding sequence ATGGATTATCCTCAATTACTATTTATAACAAGCCCTTTATTCTTCTTTATTCTTCCTTTGGTTTATGTTTTTCAAAATCGGTTGAATGTAAAGTCCAAGTATTGGTTTATGCATTTTGTATTTCCGATATTAATGCTTATTTTATTTATCCCGACCATTCTAATGAATGACAATGATAAGTTGAGCATGTATCATGCGGATGGAATAAACGACCCGATTTGGTTGGTACTGTTGTATCTCTTATTTTCTATTTATTATTCTATCAAAACGTTTATTGCCAATAAAGAACATAAAGCTCTTTTGCTAAATACATCAGCTAATAATGATATTGAGTTACAATTGTTTTCGAATAAATTAATTTTTTTAGCAAGCGTCTGTATCATTATTATTCCAATTTCATTGCTTATACAATATTTGGATTTTAATACGAAAGTTGTAGACAAATTTTTGTTCATCATTTTTTCCTTAATTCCACATTTTATAGTGATTTCTATATCCAACATAAAAACTTTTGAAAACAGTAATGAAATACGAATTGAAGAAAGGCAAACCAGCGTTGTTGAACATGAAAATTTAGATACTATCAAATCCGAACTCACAGGTTTTATGATGAAATGCAAACCTTACTTAAGACAAGATTTGAACTTGCAAACATTGGCTAATTTGGTTAGTTGGAACAGGTCAAAGCTTTCTATGGTTATAAACAAAGGTTTTGGTAAAAACTTCTATGATTACGTTAATGAGTATCGTCTCGAAGCTGTTGTTGAGAAATTAAATAGTGGTAAGCATAAAGATTACTCATTAGATTACATTGTTAGCGAGTGTGGTTTTAAAAGTTATGTGTCGTTTTATAGAATCTTCAAAAGAGTAAAGAAAAAGTCGCCAAAGGACTATTTAAGACATTTAAAAAGTCAATAA
- a CDS encoding patatin-like phospholipase family protein — protein MLKYYTVLIAFLLSCSTLIAQDKKPKVALVLSGGGAKGVAHIPLLQKMDSLGIVPDLIVGNSMGSIVGGLYAMGYSGNEIADLAKHIKWNNLIGGSLSLDNVSNEEKSEFNQYLISAAIVKGKVKINPFILSDQNLRNFLISVTHPVYHISDFDSLPIPFRAIATDIVAGKEVVLDSGSLALAMRSSMSIPGIFSAVPYKNTLLIDGGVLNNFPTDVAKRMGADFIIGSDVGNGMLPKERLDNLQSLLFQSGMIASNLKNPANRKLCDILLSHGKNITYGTGDFGQILNIYQQGKIALSQELPKLIKISKKLKQFKQATKSLPKERDSITLDNIIYKGISKDHLNHIKARTNFKKGAKHTKLDIVKGINTAMGTALFQQIEYGLLDKENKTTLYLNASEIASHQIKGAVHYNNELGAGLILNYTGRNLIGKSSRSLITIDLAKNPKVRLQHQNIFGKNKNWWMRTELYINNYVQGLFTDGFRTEDYKYRFQQVKSHLNRNLSSLKSYVGIGIEYENTVLKPLVPLEVSFEEGEGINRYRYQNYLATLRFHYNTINKQYFATKGTSIAVNYKRSLDNTLNIDFFSSDSPEDINLNGSLAKYHKFSVLASNRFSVSPKSTLITGITGGFIFEDALKENENSFADYGVGTSFFLGGNASIARGGSFIVPGLKDGEVLASQFLKADVSFQYALQKKIFITPHMDLVIFGNDTFSNYLQNFTKTSSNWNNININQTGLIFSTGLTASYNSILGPINIDASFVNDISRIRFFVGIGYSFVGF, from the coding sequence ATGCTTAAATATTACACAGTTTTAATTGCTTTTTTACTCTCTTGCTCTACCCTTATTGCTCAAGATAAGAAACCTAAAGTAGCATTGGTTTTAAGTGGTGGTGGTGCAAAAGGAGTTGCGCACATTCCATTATTACAAAAAATGGATTCTCTTGGTATTGTTCCAGATTTAATTGTGGGCAATAGTATGGGAAGCATTGTAGGTGGTTTGTATGCAATGGGGTATTCTGGAAACGAAATTGCAGATTTAGCGAAGCACATAAAATGGAACAATTTAATTGGCGGAAGTCTTTCTTTAGATAACGTAAGTAACGAAGAAAAGAGTGAATTCAATCAATATTTAATTAGTGCAGCAATTGTTAAAGGTAAAGTTAAAATAAACCCGTTTATTTTAAGCGACCAAAACTTAAGAAATTTTTTAATTTCTGTTACCCATCCTGTTTATCATATTTCAGATTTCGATTCGCTTCCCATTCCTTTTCGTGCAATTGCAACCGATATTGTTGCAGGAAAAGAAGTGGTTTTAGATAGTGGTTCTTTGGCATTGGCAATGCGTTCTAGCATGTCTATCCCTGGCATTTTTTCTGCTGTGCCTTATAAAAACACCCTATTAATTGATGGTGGTGTTCTTAATAATTTTCCTACAGATGTTGCAAAAAGAATGGGGGCAGATTTTATTATTGGAAGCGATGTTGGTAATGGAATGTTACCTAAAGAACGCTTAGATAATTTACAATCTTTATTGTTTCAATCTGGTATGATTGCCAGTAACCTTAAAAACCCTGCAAATAGAAAATTGTGCGATATTTTACTTAGTCATGGAAAAAATATTACTTATGGGACTGGCGATTTCGGACAAATTTTAAACATTTACCAACAAGGGAAAATTGCTTTGTCTCAAGAACTTCCTAAATTAATTAAAATTTCTAAAAAACTTAAACAATTTAAACAAGCAACAAAAAGTTTGCCCAAAGAAAGAGATTCTATTACTTTAGATAATATTATATATAAAGGAATTTCTAAAGATCATTTAAACCATATTAAAGCACGAACAAACTTTAAAAAGGGTGCAAAACATACAAAATTAGATATTGTAAAAGGAATCAACACAGCTATGGGTACAGCTTTGTTTCAGCAAATTGAATATGGTCTTTTGGATAAAGAAAACAAAACAACACTTTATTTAAATGCTTCAGAAATTGCAAGCCATCAAATTAAAGGAGCTGTGCATTATAATAATGAATTAGGTGCTGGACTCATTTTAAATTACACAGGACGAAATTTAATAGGAAAATCTTCCCGATCTTTAATTACAATAGATTTGGCAAAGAACCCAAAAGTTAGATTGCAACATCAAAATATCTTCGGAAAAAATAAAAACTGGTGGATGCGAACGGAATTATATATCAATAATTACGTACAAGGTCTTTTTACAGATGGTTTTAGAACAGAAGATTATAAATATCGATTTCAGCAAGTAAAAAGTCACTTAAATCGAAACCTAAGCTCTTTAAAAAGTTATGTAGGCATAGGTATCGAATACGAAAACACAGTTTTAAAACCGCTAGTACCCTTAGAAGTTTCTTTTGAAGAAGGAGAGGGTATTAATAGATACAGATATCAAAATTATTTAGCCACCTTAAGATTTCATTACAATACCATAAACAAACAATATTTTGCAACTAAAGGTACTTCTATTGCTGTAAATTATAAAAGATCTTTAGATAATACCCTAAATATAGATTTTTTTTCGTCTGATAGTCCAGAGGATATTAATCTTAATGGTTCTCTTGCCAAGTATCATAAATTTTCTGTTTTAGCATCTAACAGATTTTCTGTTTCGCCAAAATCTACTCTTATAACAGGAATTACTGGAGGGTTTATTTTTGAAGATGCCCTAAAAGAAAACGAAAATTCTTTTGCAGATTACGGTGTGGGAACTTCCTTTTTCCTAGGCGGAAATGCGTCCATTGCCAGAGGTGGTAGCTTTATAGTTCCTGGGTTAAAAGATGGCGAAGTTTTAGCGAGCCAGTTTTTAAAAGCAGACGTTTCTTTTCAGTACGCACTTCAAAAAAAAATATTTATAACTCCACATATGGATCTTGTTATTTTTGGTAATGACACGTTTTCTAATTATTTACAAAACTTTACAAAAACCAGTTCTAACTGGAACAATATAAACATAAACCAAACAGGCCTTATCTTTTCTACAGGCCTTACAGCTTCTTACAATTCTATTTTAGGACCTATAAATATTGATGCTTCTTTTGTAAATGATATTAGTAGAATACGGTTTTTTGTTGGTATAGGGTATAGTTTTGTTGGGTTTTAA
- a CDS encoding DUF4091 domain-containing protein: MKMYKLVLAVFLFLIGITSCQKEKEIVVSKTYKEAQDPSPVSSEDWSSVSKGLQASIASTDIRFVKSVIPKIKTQTSWNGTAWKGERTSVQLVLWSNDSINYVRANISDFKSNSGASLPSTIANTHFVKYVITDEFAGGCGYRKPENFASSLAADAFENINSYAVKAQATRPIWVTIDVPENSEATTYQSKITLDIQGQKSKTFTLNLKVIDKTLPKSKDWKFHLDLWQNPYAVARYHHVEPWSKEHWALLEPLMKRLANAGQKVITVSLNKRPWGGQTYDPFEAMIIWKKMADGSWEYDFTVFDNWVQFMMDLGVKKQISCYSMVPWGNEFYYFDESQNKEIKIKAAPGSKEYEDLWIPFLTKFKAHLIEKGWNKITRIAMDERGPKEMKQMLKLLNKYAPEFGVSFADNHKSYKLYPNELKDMSLAFGSPVDKEDLVVRRENNYVSTHYVCCSDGFPNTFTFSPPAEGVFIGWYTMAADFDGFLRWAYNSWVENPLQDSRFRAWPAGDTYLVYPGNRSSIRFETLRDGIEDAEKIRILREEFQQKEMKNELKQLNELVAKFNITEKPDNLEQMLADAKEKLNNLAEK, from the coding sequence ATGAAAATGTATAAATTAGTTTTAGCAGTGTTTCTTTTTTTAATAGGAATAACCAGTTGCCAAAAAGAAAAAGAAATTGTTGTAAGTAAAACTTATAAAGAAGCACAAGACCCTTCTCCAGTAAGCTCAGAAGATTGGTCTTCGGTCTCTAAAGGCCTACAAGCTTCCATTGCTTCTACAGATATTCGTTTTGTAAAAAGTGTGATTCCAAAAATTAAAACACAAACTTCTTGGAATGGAACAGCTTGGAAAGGAGAAAGAACTTCTGTTCAATTGGTACTTTGGAGTAACGATTCCATTAATTATGTAAGAGCGAATATTTCCGATTTTAAATCGAATTCAGGAGCTTCATTACCATCGACAATTGCGAATACACATTTTGTAAAATATGTAATTACAGATGAATTTGCAGGTGGTTGTGGCTATAGAAAACCAGAAAATTTCGCATCTTCTTTAGCAGCAGATGCTTTTGAAAACATAAATTCTTATGCTGTAAAAGCACAAGCAACAAGACCAATATGGGTTACAATAGACGTTCCTGAAAATTCGGAGGCAACAACTTATCAAAGTAAAATTACCTTAGATATTCAAGGACAAAAAAGTAAAACATTTACGCTTAATTTAAAAGTAATCGATAAAACATTGCCAAAATCAAAAGATTGGAAATTTCATTTAGATTTATGGCAAAATCCTTATGCAGTTGCAAGATATCATCACGTAGAACCTTGGTCTAAAGAACATTGGGCTTTACTAGAACCTTTAATGAAAAGACTGGCCAATGCAGGGCAAAAAGTAATTACAGTTTCTCTAAATAAACGACCTTGGGGAGGTCAAACCTACGATCCGTTTGAAGCTATGATAATTTGGAAAAAGATGGCTGATGGCTCATGGGAATACGATTTTACTGTTTTTGACAATTGGGTGCAATTTATGATGGATTTAGGAGTGAAAAAGCAAATTAGTTGCTACTCTATGGTACCTTGGGGTAACGAGTTTTATTATTTTGATGAAAGCCAAAACAAAGAAATTAAGATAAAAGCAGCTCCTGGATCCAAAGAATATGAAGATTTATGGATTCCGTTTTTAACCAAATTCAAAGCACATTTAATAGAAAAAGGGTGGAATAAAATTACTAGAATTGCCATGGATGAAAGAGGACCAAAAGAAATGAAGCAAATGTTAAAATTATTAAATAAATACGCTCCAGAATTTGGCGTTTCTTTTGCAGACAACCATAAAAGTTATAAATTATATCCTAACGAATTAAAAGACATGTCTTTAGCTTTTGGAAGTCCAGTAGATAAAGAAGATTTGGTCGTAAGAAGAGAAAATAATTATGTAAGCACGCATTATGTTTGTTGTTCAGATGGTTTTCCAAACACATTTACCTTTTCTCCACCAGCAGAAGGCGTTTTTATTGGATGGTACACCATGGCTGCCGATTTTGATGGTTTTTTACGATGGGCATACAATAGTTGGGTAGAAAATCCATTGCAAGATTCTAGATTTAGAGCTTGGCCAGCTGGAGATACCTATTTAGTGTATCCTGGTAATAGAAGTTCTATTCGTTTCGAAACGTTGCGTGATGGTATAGAAGATGCAGAAAAAATTAGAATTTTAAGAGAAGAATTTCAGCAAAAGGAAATGAAAAACGAATTAAAACAACTAAATGAACTCGTTGCTAAATTCAATATTACAGAAAAACCAGATAACTTAGAGCAAATGCTTGCAGATGCTAAAGAGAAGCTAAACAATTTAGCAGAGAAATAG
- a CDS encoding DEAD/DEAH box helicase, with protein sequence MPFKKLHPHLKEKLAEFEIETPTPFQKLAIPTIKSGANVFCTALENSGKTTTLILTTLNKLKCEEVGTAPRAIVLAENNDKALNLYDVFLKYSKSSSVRVYVANEREHIDLLKSEIFEGVDVLIATPKTMHKLLLLEGVNTTQVKIFSIDDADFLTQKIYSADVLSITQSISKCQFVMYAQKMSPALRRFEDYFMPFAKIVSV encoded by the coding sequence ATGCCTTTTAAAAAATTACATCCACATTTAAAAGAAAAGTTAGCAGAATTTGAAATAGAAACCCCTACTCCATTTCAAAAATTGGCGATTCCTACCATTAAAAGTGGCGCGAATGTTTTTTGTACAGCACTAGAAAATAGTGGAAAAACAACAACTTTAATACTTACAACTTTAAACAAATTAAAATGTGAAGAAGTTGGTACAGCACCAAGAGCCATTGTTTTGGCAGAAAACAACGACAAAGCATTAAATTTATACGATGTGTTTTTAAAATACTCCAAATCTTCTTCTGTGCGTGTATATGTCGCAAATGAAAGAGAACATATCGATTTGTTAAAGTCAGAGATTTTCGAAGGTGTAGATGTTTTAATTGCTACTCCTAAAACCATGCACAAATTGCTACTATTAGAAGGTGTGAATACAACACAAGTTAAAATTTTTAGCATTGATGATGCCGATTTTCTTACTCAAAAAATATATTCGGCCGACGTTTTGTCCATTACACAGAGCATTTCTAAATGTCAGTTTGTAATGTATGCTCAAAAAATGAGCCCTGCTTTAAGGCGTTTTGAAGATTATTTTATGCCATTTGCAAAAATAGTTTCTGTTTAA